The following proteins are encoded in a genomic region of Triticum dicoccoides isolate Atlit2015 ecotype Zavitan chromosome 1B, WEW_v2.0, whole genome shotgun sequence:
- the LOC119349837 gene encoding eukaryotic translation initiation factor 5B-like: MGRKKNVAIDDDEYSLPQDDEAAPPPPAAAPEKPPPKKGGKKGKKGGKSAAHDDDDDYEPAAPPPPPPAGEDERDEPINLVFTGKKKKKKGGAGGMSAFDALAAAEDQDQGEDEAPASAAASELEAGRSEASGDPDDVDLDFDFSKSKKKKKKGKGARPSAEEDEEEAAAAAVAPPAAAEEEEEQEAAAMAAKKPQKKKKKKGGFTVDDEDIDKLLAEMEDPPQPAKEAEPEEAKGGDSLAAPDADDAGGKKSKKKKKKGGFTVDDEDIDKLLAEIEDRPAAAEEPEPKAAKAEDTVPAAAAAATSVDDAEGKKSKKKKKKSGRTAQEEEDLDKLLAELGEGPAPAPEKEKPSQALPSASAVKEDAETVEDGNAEQKAGEGEVESAAAKKKKKKKEKEKEKKAAAKGTEAKKEEEEKEPEAPKGKVDMKKLPKHVREMQELLAKRQKEEERRKKEEEERLRKEEEERLRKEEEEKKAEEAKRRKKEREKEKLLKKKQEGKLLTGKQKEEAKRLEAMRRQFLGESEVPVADGAAPEIKKRPKYDSKKKKAQTKASEAQKAAEEQQQEVNEANIDEEEYVMVEQESQSPVAESETKTEPDQEVEEAKQEEEEEDEDDWDAKSWDDIDVGLSKTSAFEEEEEKEDKPVATKQETSKPQPAVPAVKNVAPPVDNSKKSETENVRANNGVAKKKGKKGSSKDDDADNASDLRSPICCILGHVDTGKTKLLDCIRRTNVQEGEAGGITQQIGATYFPTENIRERTRELKADATLKVPGLLVIDTPGHESFSNLRSRGSSLCDIAILVVDIMHGLEPQTIESLNLLKSRDAVFIVALNKVDRLYGWKTCPNAPIGKALRQQNDDVKLEFNTRLTDIVTQFKMQGVNTALYYKNKEMEDTFNIVPTSAVSGEGIPDLLLLLVQWAQKTMEEKLTFVDEVQCTVLEVKVIEGHGTTVDVVLVNGMLHEGDQIVVCGMQGPIVTTIRALLTPHPMKELRVKGTYLHHKKIRAAQGIKISAQGLEHAIAGTALYAVRPDADIEDLKDAVMEEMSRVRNRIDKSGEGVYVQASTLGSLEALTEFLKSPAVNIPFCDFSIGPVHKKDVMKASVMLERKKEYATILAFDVKVMPDARDLAEESGVKIFVADIIYHLFDQFTAYIKNIREEKKKDSAEEAVFPCVLKIMPNCVFNKKDPIVLGVDILEGIAKVGTPLCIPSKEFIDIGKIASIEINHKQVDTATKGQKVAIKIIGSNSDEQQKSFGRHFEMEDELVSHITRRSIDLLKENYRDDLTMDDWKLVMKLKKILSIP, encoded by the exons GGGCGGGATGAGCGCCTTCGACGCCCTCGCGGCCGCCGAGGACCAGGACCAGGGCGAGGACGAGgcccccgcctccgccgccgcatccGAGCTCGAGGCCGGTAGGTCTGAGGCCAGCGGCGATCCCGACGACGTCGACCTCGATTTCGACTTCAGCAagtccaagaagaaaaagaagaagggcaagggagcTCGCCCGtccgccgaggaggacgaggaggaggctgctgctgctgcggtgGCGCCCCCAGCTGctgcagaggaagaggaggagcaggaggcTGCGGCCATGGCTGCCAAGAAGCcccagaagaagaagaaaaagaagggtgGGTTTACCGTGGACGATGAGGACATCGACAAGCTCCTGGCCGAGATGGAGGATCCTCCCCAACCCGCGAAGGAGGCTGAGCCGGAGGAGGCTAAAGGTGGGGATTCTCTGGCTGCCCCAGATGCCGATGATGCCGGCGGAAAGAaatcgaagaagaagaaaaagaagggagGGTTTACTGTCGACGATGAGGACATTGACAAGCTCCTTGCAGAGATTGAGGACCGGCCTGCTGCCGCTGAGGAGCCTGAGCCCAAGGCAGCCAAGGCAGAGGATACtgtgcctgctgctgctgctgctgccaccagTGTGGATGATGCTGAAGGGAAGAaatcgaagaagaaaaagaagaagagcggAAGGACAGCACAGGAAGAGGAGGATCTGGACAAGCTTCTTGCTGAGCTCGGTGAAGGACCGGCACCGGCACCGGAGAAGGAGAAACCATCCCAGGCactgccttccgcttcagcagtgaaGGAGGACGCTGAAACTGTGGAGGATGGTAATGCAGAGCAGAAGGCCGGGGAAGGAGAAGTAGAGTCCGCTGCtgccaagaagaaaaagaagaagaaagaaaaagagaaggagaagaaggcagcAGCAAAGGGGACAGAGgctaagaaggaggaggaggaaaaggagCCAGAGGCGCCTAAAGGCAAGGTTGACATGAAGAAGCTCCCTAAGCATGTCCGGGAGATGCAGGAGCTTCTTGCGAAGAGGCAGAAAGAGGAGGAGCGGAGGAAGAAAGAGGAGGAAGAACGTTTGAGGAAAGAGGAAGAGGAGCGTTTgaggaaagaggaggaggagaagaaggcagAGGAagcaaagaggaggaagaaggagagggagaaggagaagctgCTCAAGAAGAAGCAGGAGGGTAAGCTTTTAACAGGGAAGCAGAAGGAGGAGGCCAAGCGGTTAGAAGCCATGAGGAGGCAATTCCTTGGTGAGAGTGAAGTTCCAGTAGCTGATGGGGCTGCCCCTGAGATAAAGAAGAGGCCAAAGTATGATAGCAAGAAGAAAAAAGCTCAAACAAAGGCTTCAGAGGCTCAGAAGGCAGCTGAAGAACAACAGCAAGAGGTAAATGAAGCCAACATTGACGAGGAAGAGTATGTCATGGTGGAGCAGGAATCTCAGTCTCCGGTGGCAGAATCTGAGACAAAAACAGAACCCGACCAAGAGGTGGAAGAGGCAAaacaggaagaggaggaggaagatgaagatgactgGGATGCAAAGAGCTGGGATGATATCGATGTGGGTTTGTCGAAGACAAGTGCtttcgaggaggaagaggagaaggaggacaaGCCTGTTGCCACGAAGCAGGAAACTTCTAAACCGCAACCTGCAGTGCCTGCTGTAAAAAATGTTGCTCCGCCTGTTGACAACTCTAAAAAGAGTGAAACTGAAAATGTGCGTGCCAACAATGGAGTTGCTaaaaagaaagggaagaaaggatcTTCTAAAGATGACGATGCTGACAATGCTAGCGACCTCCGTTCACCAATCTGTTGCATCCTTGGTCATGTCGATACTGGAAAGACAAAGCTGCTGGACTGTATTAGACGAACTAATGTACAAGAAGGAGAAGCTGGCGGTATTACTCAACAGATTGGAGCTACATACTTCCCAACTGAGAAtattagagagagaacaagggaatTGAAGGCTGATGCTACTCTCAAGGTTCCAGGCCTGCTTGTTATTGATACCCCTGGTCACGAGTCCTTCAGTAATCTGCGTTCTAGAGGTTCAAGTTTGTGTGACATTGCTATTTTGGTTGTCGACATTATGCATGGGCTTGAACCCCAGACAATCGAATCCCTGAATCTCTTGAAAAGTCGAGATGCAGTATTTATCGTTGCTTTGAACAAG GTTGATCGTCTTTATGGTTGGAAGACCTGCCCCAATGCTCCTATCGGGAAAGCCTTGAGACAACAAAATGATGATGTCAAGTTGGAGTTCAATACAAGGCTTACTGAT ATTGTGACACAATTCAAGATGCAAGGTGTGAATACTGCTTTGTACTACAAGAACAAAGAGATGGAAGATACATTTAACATTGTGCCTACCAGTGCAGTAAG TGGTGAAGGCATTCCTGATCTGCTTCTACTATTGGTGCAATGGGCACAAAAAACGATGGAAGAAAAGCTTACTTTTGTTGATGAAGTCCAG TGTACTGTCCTGGAAGTCAAGGTTATCGAAGGTCATGGCACTACAGTTGATGTTGTGCTGGTCAATGGTATGCTCCATGAAGGAGATCAAATAGTCGTGTGTGGTATGCAG GGACCCATTGTGACAACCATCAGAGCTTTGTTAACACCACACCCGATGAAGGAGCTTCGAGTCAAG GGCACCTATCTTCACCATAAGAAGATCAGAGCTGCACAAGGAATTAAAATATCAGCTCAG GGTCTCGAACATGCAATTGCTGGGACTGCTCTATATGCTGTACGACCTGATGCAGATATAGAGGACCTGAAGGATGCTGTAATGGAAGAGATGTCAAGGGTTAGGAACCGGATCGATAAGAGTGGCGAGGGTGTCTATGTGCAAGCATCTACGCTTGGGTCATTGGAAGCTCTGACTGAGTTCTTGAAGAGCCCTGCTGTGAATATCCCCTTCTGTGATTTCAGCATAGGCCCAGTGCACAAGAAAGATGTTATGAAGGCTAGTGTTATGCTTGAGAGGAAGAAGGAATATGCAACTATCTTGGCGTTTGATGTCAAAGTGATGCCTGATGCCCGTGATCTTGCAGAAGAGTCTGGCGTGAAGATCTTCGTGGCAGATATAATATACCACCTTTTTGACCAATTTACAGCATACATTAAGAACATaagggaagagaagaagaaggacagcgCCGAAGAAGCTGTTTTCCCCTGTGTTCTTAAGATCATGCCGAACTGTGTCTTCAACAAGAAGGATCCAATTGTTTTGGGTGTCGATATCCTTGAAGGGATAGCCAAG GTGGGAACGCCTCTGTGCATACCCTCGAAAGAATTTATTGATATTGGGAAGATTGCCTCCATTGAAATTAATCACAAGCAAGTCGACACGGCCACAAAAGGACAAAAGGTGGCAATAAAG ATCATTGGGAGCAACTCTGATGAGCAGCAGAAGAGCTTCGGCAGGCACTTTGAGATGGAGGATGAGCTCGTCAGCCACATCACAAGGCGGTCCATCGACCTTCTCAAGGAGAACTACAGG GATGACTTGACGATGGACGACTGGAAACTTGTGATGAAGCTGAAGAAGATACTGAGCATTCCATGA